TTTCCGGTAATTTTAAAAGTGCAATATTTCCGGTTCCGGATATTTTAGCATTTACCGTAATTGCTTCATTTTGTTCTACATTAGTTTTATCCAATTCCACATCAAAATCAAATTTGCCAACTGCTCCGGAAAAGGAATTTGGTGAGTTATCCGGCAATGGTTCAACATTTACATTGATACTATTTGATTTTGCAAGATGTTCAATTGTTTCAGTTCTGCCGAAAAATGAATCATTGAAAAAATCATCAAAAATATCATTTCTACTTCTTTTACTTTTTACAATTACGGGAACTTTTAATTCAAACGGTGTTAAAGTTAGCTTTCCGCTTTTTGTTGGAAAAAGTGCAGCTTTTTTAATTACAGCAGCTCTATATCTTTCTCCGTTATACATTTCAATTTCAAATTGAATATTGTTAGAAGTTTCTAAATCTTCTGTCCAAAATCCGTTGTAAGTAGGAAGTTTTGATATTTGCGGCGACGAAATATTTAATTTTGTGTAAAGTTTATAAGTAACTGTAACTTGCTCGCCTTGCTTTACATTTGTTTTATTTGGAATTGCTCGAATGAAAACATTTTTATCAAGCTCAGCTTTACTAATTCCCATTTGCTTATCAACATTCTGATTTGTTGAAGTTCCTTGAACTACGTTTACTGAGGTTGGATTTGTTGTTAAAGTTGTTCCCGAATAAACAATTGATGCAGAACCAATTTCTGCAGTTCCAAGATCAGAAGCTACAACCACAAATGAAAAAGTTAGTGATCCGGAAACTTGTCCGTTAATAATCTGCATACTTCTTGATTCATTAGGACCGCTTAAAACTTTAAGACCTTTAAAACTTGGAGATTTAAATGAGCTTAGTTTATTTAAATCTCCATTCTCAAATGTAAAGTAAACTTGAAATCTCTCATTTTGTCCAACAGTTGATTTATCAACGCTAACAGAAAATTCTTGCGCAAATAAATTGACTGTTAGAAAAACTAATATAAATGTTAAAAATTTTAATTTTTTCATAAGCATAAATTACCAATCTTTTTCAACATTCGACTTTTTAACTTTCTGCTCTCTCATTTTTTTCTGTAATTCAGCTTCGTTATTTTTTAATGCATCTAAAATTCTCTGAGCTTCATCTTTAGAAATTTCATCCTTTGGTTCTTGCTTTTGTTGCTGTTGATTTTGTTGTTCTTCCTTTTTCTGATCTTGATTCTGCTTTTGATCTTGCTGATCTTTATTTTGATCTTGTTGATCTTGGTTTTGCTGTTGATCCTTATTTTGCTGATCTTGATTTTGATCATTTTGGTTTTGCTGGTTATTCTGCTGGTTTTGCATTTGCTTTATTGCGTAAGAAAGATTGTATTTTGTTTCCATATCATTTGGATTTAATTTTAAAGCTTCACGATAAGCTCCAATACTTTCTTTCAACTTTTTAGCTTTCAACAAAGAATTACCAATGTTATGAAAAATTTTAGCTTTATCTTCATCAGTTTTTGCAAGCGCAAACGAATTTTTGAATTCTTCGATTGATTCTTCAAAACGTCCTTGTTTATAAATTGCATCACCTAAATTAAAACGTGATTCAAAACTTTCTACGTCTGATTCAATTCCTTTTTTGAAATTAGTTTCTGCATCGGCATATTTATTTTCTTCATATGCATCAACTCCTTCATTTACCAATCCTCGTGTTGATTGAGCAAAAGTTGCAGAGCTAAGCACTATTCCAATAAAAAAATAATTCTTAATTTTCATTTTGAATAAATTCGTCTTGTTTTTCAAATTTTGCAAATAATTTTGATTTTTTCTCTTTGATAAAAATTTCTGCAATTAATAAAAGTAAAGCCGGAATTAAAAAATAATAATATCTATCTTCATACTCAGTAATTTTTGTTGCACCATATTCCGAGCCTTCTAAACTTGCTAGATCATCGTAAATCATTCCTAATTCATCATCAGTATTTGAACCTTGGTAATATTTTCCGTTTGCTTTACTTGTAATTTCTTGAAGCGTTGTTTCATCAAGTTTTGTCAAAACAATATTTCCCGAAGCATCTTTTTTATATCCAATTTGATTTCCATTATTTCCATAAACCGGAATTGGCGCGCCTTGCGGGGAACCCAAACCAATTGCATAAATTTTTATATTTGAATTATTCGCTTCTTCAATCGGAGTTTCTAATTCGCCTTCATGATCTTCGCCATCGGTTATAACAACAATAGCTTTTTGAGTTTCTTCATCTTTTTTAAATGAATTTAAAGCAAGTTTTAAAGCCGGACCAATTGCAGTTCCCGGTTGCGGAACAGAATTTACACTAACTGCCGAAAGAAATAAATTTGCTGCAGAATAATCTGTAGTTAACGGAAATTGAATAAAAGCCTTTCCGGAAAAAACAATTAACCCAATTCTATCACCCTTTAATTTTTGAATTAATTTTGCAATATCGTGTTTGGCTTTTTCCAACCGACTTGGTTTGATATCTTCGGCTTTCATACTTAACGAAACATCTAAAAGAATGTAAACATCTATTCCAACTTGTTTAACTTCTTCAATCTTAGAACCTATTTGCGGATTTGCTAAAGCAAAAATCAATAATATAATTGAAAGAATTATCAATCCGTTTTTCAGTATAATTTTGAATTTACTTCTAAGCGGAAAAAGTATTTTGTGAAGTTTTGCACTTGCGAATTTATCAAGTAATTTATTCTGATTTTTATTTACATACCAAACCAAAGCAATCAAAATTGGTATAAGGTATAATGCATAAAGATATTCGCTATGTGCAAATCTAAACATAATTTTATGGTAATTTTTTTAAGTAAAGTTTAGAAAATAATAATTCAGCAAAAATGAATAATAATCCTAGTCCTAGCCAGCTGTAAAAAAGTTCTTTTGCTTTTCTATAACTTGTAACTTCAATTCTTGTTTTTTCAAGAGTATCAATTACTTTATAAATTTCTTCAAGTTTTTTATTGTTGGTTGCTCTAAAATATTTTCCGTCGGTAATTTTGGAAACTTCACCTAAAACTTTTTCATCAATTTCTACAGGAACCATTTGATATCTTTTACCGAATGGTGTTTGAAATGGATAAGGTGCTTCTCCCATTGTTCCAACTCCGACAGTGTAAACTCGAATTCCGAATTTCTTAGCAATTTGTGCAGCAGTAATTGGATCAATTTCTCCGCTGTTGTTTACGCCGTCTGTCAATAAAATCATAATTTTACTTTTTGCTTCGCTGTCTTTTAAACGATTTACACCATTTGCAATTGCTGTACCAATCGCGGTTCCGTCTTCAATCATTCCGCTTTTTATTTCTTTTAACAATCCGCGTAAAACCGGATAATCTATTGTTAGCGGACATTGAGTGAAACTTTCGCTGGCAAAAATAACAAGACCAATTTTATCCGTTGTTCTTCCGGCAACAAATTCATCAATTACGTTTTTTGCGGCTTCTAATCTATTTGGTTTAAAATCTTCTGCAAGCATACTTCCGGAAATATCCAAAAGCATTGTAATATCAATTCCTTCGGTATAAACATTTTCTCCGGATGAAAAAGTTTGAGGTCGTGCAAGTGCAACAATTAAAAATGAAAGTCCAATCAATCTCATCAGCATTGGCAAATGTCGCAATCGTTCTTTTATAGTTTTATCTAAATCACCAAAAATTTCCAAATTGGAATAAGTAATAGCAGCGGAACGTTTTCTATTTTGCTTCCAATACCAAAATAAAATTAATGGAATTACTGCTAGAAGATAAAGTAAATATGGGTAAGCAAATGTAATATTATTTAGCACGACTTACTCCCATTTCAAAATCTTCTTCTTTTTTTGTTTTCTGTACAATATCATAAGCTTGATTCATCATTTCATCATTAACAGTTGGGAGTGGAACAAATTTTGCAAATTTTACCATATCGGCATTTTCCAAAAAACTTTGTGTTATATCAATCATTTTTTGGTTATCCATAACTCGATTCAAAATTTGAACTGTTTGAGAAGTTGTCATTTCTAACGAATTAAAATTATATCTATCTTCAAAATATCTTCTAATAATTTCTGTTATCTCAGAATGAAATTCTTTAACTAAGCCTTGCTGCCACAATTTTTTTTCTTTCAACTTATCTAATTTTTGAAGTGTTAAAATATGCAATGGCAGCGCCGGAACTCTTCTAATTTCTCTAACTTCTTCTTTTGGTTTTCTGTACTTACTATAAAGGAAATATCCAATTGCAGCAAATAATAATAAAATCAAAATTACAATTGACCAAAAAAGCCAATCAAATGGAATTCTTATTGGAGCTTTAACATCTTTAATATCTTCAGCGGGATTAACTTCTAAAGTGTGAATAAAAATTTGAACTTCATTAGAATTTATGATTTGCGGTTCAGAATTGTTTTCCGAAAAATATGTTATTGGAATTGGTGGAATTGTAACTGCCGATGAATCATAACCGGAAAGTATATAATTAAATGTTTGAACATTTTTTTCTTCATCTTGAGTTGCCGGAAGAGATTTTATTATTTCCAAAGGTGCAAGCTGATCTGTTAATTTAGGAGGGACAATTCTAATTCCTTCACCAAACTCAACTGAAATTTTAAAATATATGTAATCGCCGACAAGATAATCTGAAGTATCCGTTGAAGCAGAAACATTTATTGTTTGTGCAAAATTATTTATCGATAGAAATAAAATGTATAAAAGTATTAAGCGAAAAATCTTTACCATCTTTTCTCACGCAATTTAAAAAAATCAATAAGTGGTTTTACATAAGATGTAGAAATGTTAATTGGAATTGTATCAACTCTGCTTTTTAAGAAAAGGTTATTTTGAAATTCTTTCCTTTCTTTCATTTTATTTTTAAAATGTTCTTGAACTTTTTTACTGCTTGTATCCAAGTATCTGATTTCTTCTGTTTCTGAATCTCTGAATTTTATTAAGCCAGCTTCTAGCAAATTTAATTCTCTCGGATCTTCAAGAATAATACTTATCAAATCGTGTTTTTTGCTTATGATTTTCAAAATGTTATCATAATCTTTATCAATAAAATCAGAAATCAGAAATGCGATTGTTTTCTTTTTTATCGAATGATTAAAATATTCCAAAGCACCTTTAATATTTGTTTTATTTCCTTGAGGTTCAAAAGAAAGAATTTCTCTAACAATTCTTAAAATGTGACTTTTACCTTTTTTTGGCGGAACAAATTTTTCAATTTCATCGGTAAAAAGTATTAACCCAACTTTATCATTATTTTTCAAAGCGGAAAAAGCAAGAATTGCTGTTAACTCGGCTGCAATTTGCTGTTTTGTTTTATCAACACTTCCAAAAACTAACGAACCGCTTAAATCAACCAATAACATTAAAGTTAGTTCACGTTCTTCTTCAAATATTTTTATGTATGGATGTCCAAAACGCGCACTAACGTTCCAATCAATACTTCTAATATCATCACCAAATTGATATTCGCGAACCTCGGAAAATTCCATTCCTCTTCCTTTAAATACGGAATGGTATTCTCCGGAAAAAACTTCATTTACAACGCCACGGGTTTTAATTTCAATTTGGCGAACTTGTTTTAAAATTTCTTTTGTCAGCATTTTCTACTACGGAACTTCAACTTTATTTAAAATTTCTTCAATAATATTTTCCGATGTAATTTCTTCAGCTTCTGCTTCGTAAGTTACGGCAATTCTATGTCTCAAAACATCCATACATATTGATCTTACATCTTCTGGAACAACATAACCTCTGCGTTTTAAGAATGCGTTTGCTCTTGCGCCCAAAGCTAAATTTAATGTTGCTCTTGGTGAAGCTCCGTAACTAATTAAATCAGCTAATTTTGTTAAACCGTAATCATTGGGTTTTCTTGTTGCAAAAACAATATCTAGAATATATTTCTCAATTTTTTCATCAACATAAATATCATGAATTAAATTTCTGGCTTTTAGAATGTTTTCGATTTTTATTATTGGATTTATTGCTGCCGGTTTTGATCCAACATTTCTATGAAGAATTTTCATTTCTTCATCTCGGGTTGGATAAGTTATTTTAACTTTTAGCATAAATCTATCAACTTGAGCTTCCGGCAAAGGATAAGTTCCTTCTTGCTCAATTGGATTTTGTGTTGCCAAAACTAAAAACGGTTCTTGAAGTTTAAAAGTATTTTGCCCGATTGTAACTTGTCGTTCTTGCATCGCTTCAAGCAACGCACTTTGAACTTTTGCGGGAGCTCTATTTATTTCATCGGCAAGAATAAAGTTTGAAAAAATTGGACCTTTTTTGATTGAAAAATTTCCCTCTTTCTGATTGAAAATCATCGTTCCAATTAAATCAGCGGGAAGTAAATCGGGAGTAAACTGAATTCTCTGAAATTTTGCATCCATTGCGCTGGCTAATGAATTTATTGCCAAAGTCTTTGCTAAACCCGGAACACCTTCCAATAAAATATGTCCGTTTCCAAGAAGTCCGATTACTAATCGTTCAACCATTTCTTTTTGACCGACAATAACTTTTCCAATTTCTGCTAAAAGAACATCAATAAATTCACTTTCTTTATTGATTTTTTCGTTTAATTCTGTGATCTCCAAAATAAATTTCCTCAAATTATTTTAAGAATTGACATTTTCTACAATTTTAACTTTGAATAAGTTTCAGTAAGATTTATAATTTATCATTTTATACAAAACATAAATATAGTAAAAATTGTTAGAAATCGATTAAACGGATTTTAACAAAGTCTATAAATTTTTTGGAATATTGAACAAATTCAAAGTTATAATTATTCATATAAACTCAATTTTTGCATCAAAATGAAAATTAAATTATTGTTATAAAGTTTGTTAATTTATATTATAGCCGTTCGTTTATGAAAATTTATGCAAAATTATGAAAGTACTAAAATTTGGCGGAACTTCAGTTGGCAATGCTAATCGAATTTCCCAAGTAATTAAAATAATTGAAGATTACAATTTCCAAAATGTAAAAATTGCCGTTGTGTTTTCTGCTTTTGGCGGAGTTACGGATCAATTAATTGATTTGAGCAACAAAGCTTTAAAACGTGATGATTCGTATTTGGGATTATTTCAATCTTTACGTTTAAAACATCTTGAGGCGTTCGATGTTTTAGTAAATCACGCAAAAAAAAGTTCGGCTCAAAAACATATTACAGATCATTTTGATGAACTTAGCGATATTCTAAAAGGATTGTATTTATTACGTGAACTTACTCCAAGAATTTTAGATAATATTTTAAGTTATGGTGAAAGACTTTCAAATTTTATAATTGCCGAAGCAATAAAAAGTAAAAAAATTGATTGCGAATATTTAAATTCTACAAAAATTATAAAGACAGATAGCAACTTTGGAAATGCGCATGTTAATTATGAAATTACAAATTCCAATATTGTAAAATATTTTAAATCTCATCAAATAATGCAGATTGTTACCGGATTTATTGGCTCAAATGAAACCGGAGAAATTACAACTTTGGGAAGAGGTGGTTCAGATTTTACTGCTTCAATAATTGGCGCAGCATTAAAAGCCGAAGAAATTGAAATTTGGACAGATGTAAACGGAATTTTAACCGCTGATCCGCGAAAAGTAAAAGAAGCAATTCCTCTTAAAGCTGTAACTTATCAAGAAGCAATGGAAATGTCATATTTTGGTGCCAAAGTAATTTATCCTCCAACAATGCAGCCGGCTTTTGATAATAATATTAAGATCAGAATAAGAAATACTTTTAATCCAAGTTTTAAAGGAACTATAATTTTAGAAAAACAGCCGAAAATAAAAT
The nucleotide sequence above comes from Ignavibacteriota bacterium. Encoded proteins:
- a CDS encoding protein BatD; protein product: MKKLKFLTFILVFLTVNLFAQEFSVSVDKSTVGQNERFQVYFTFENGDLNKLSSFKSPSFKGLKVLSGPNESRSMQIINGQVSGSLTFSFVVVASDLGTAEIGSASIVYSGTTLTTNPTSVNVVQGTSTNQNVDKQMGISKAELDKNVFIRAIPNKTNVKQGEQVTVTYKLYTKLNISSPQISKLPTYNGFWTEDLETSNNIQFEIEMYNGERYRAAVIKKAALFPTKSGKLTLTPFELKVPVIVKSKRSRNDIFDDFFNDSFFGRTETIEHLAKSNSINVNVEPLPDNSPNSFSGAVGKFDFDVELDKTNVEQNEAITVNAKISGTGNIALLKLPEINFPAGFEKYEPKTSEKIFRSNLVSGRKDIEFLIVPRIPGVKEIQPLEFTYFDLDKNEYITLQSSPFTINVKEGTGVNSQIVSGYSKEDVKLLNEDIRYIVTSTSDFIKKEEVAKISFLFWIGLILPLGILVGLIFFNNQQNKLAGNLSLLRYQKAVKNAKIKLKDANLSLEKNDLGGYYNNLSSALFGYLGDKLGIQQAEFTLDRAIDKLRNYNLDEDFINNLKKISEKCEFARFAPNAVGSDNDKSLYKGVEEIIGKLENSVSVKK
- a CDS encoding tetratricopeptide repeat protein, whose product is MKIKNYFFIGIVLSSATFAQSTRGLVNEGVDAYEENKYADAETNFKKGIESDVESFESRFNLGDAIYKQGRFEESIEEFKNSFALAKTDEDKAKIFHNIGNSLLKAKKLKESIGAYREALKLNPNDMETKYNLSYAIKQMQNQQNNQQNQNDQNQDQQNKDQQQNQDQQDQNKDQQDQKQNQDQKKEEQQNQQQQKQEPKDEISKDEAQRILDALKNNEAELQKKMREQKVKKSNVEKDW
- a CDS encoding VWA domain-containing protein, with product MFRFAHSEYLYALYLIPILIALVWYVNKNQNKLLDKFASAKLHKILFPLRSKFKIILKNGLIILSIILLIFALANPQIGSKIEEVKQVGIDVYILLDVSLSMKAEDIKPSRLEKAKHDIAKLIQKLKGDRIGLIVFSGKAFIQFPLTTDYSAANLFLSAVSVNSVPQPGTAIGPALKLALNSFKKDEETQKAIVVITDGEDHEGELETPIEEANNSNIKIYAIGLGSPQGAPIPVYGNNGNQIGYKKDASGNIVLTKLDETTLQEITSKANGKYYQGSNTDDELGMIYDDLASLEGSEYGATKITEYEDRYYYFLIPALLLLIAEIFIKEKKSKLFAKFEKQDEFIQNEN
- a CDS encoding VWA domain-containing protein — protein: MLNNITFAYPYLLYLLAVIPLILFWYWKQNRKRSAAITYSNLEIFGDLDKTIKERLRHLPMLMRLIGLSFLIVALARPQTFSSGENVYTEGIDITMLLDISGSMLAEDFKPNRLEAAKNVIDEFVAGRTTDKIGLVIFASESFTQCPLTIDYPVLRGLLKEIKSGMIEDGTAIGTAIANGVNRLKDSEAKSKIMILLTDGVNNSGEIDPITAAQIAKKFGIRVYTVGVGTMGEAPYPFQTPFGKRYQMVPVEIDEKVLGEVSKITDGKYFRATNNKKLEEIYKVIDTLEKTRIEVTSYRKAKELFYSWLGLGLLFIFAELLFSKLYLKKLP
- a CDS encoding DUF58 domain-containing protein; the protein is MLTKEILKQVRQIEIKTRGVVNEVFSGEYHSVFKGRGMEFSEVREYQFGDDIRSIDWNVSARFGHPYIKIFEEERELTLMLLVDLSGSLVFGSVDKTKQQIAAELTAILAFSALKNNDKVGLILFTDEIEKFVPPKKGKSHILRIVREILSFEPQGNKTNIKGALEYFNHSIKKKTIAFLISDFIDKDYDNILKIISKKHDLISIILEDPRELNLLEAGLIKFRDSETEEIRYLDTSSKKVQEHFKNKMKERKEFQNNLFLKSRVDTIPINISTSYVKPLIDFFKLREKRW
- a CDS encoding MoxR family ATPase; this encodes MEITELNEKINKESEFIDVLLAEIGKVIVGQKEMVERLVIGLLGNGHILLEGVPGLAKTLAINSLASAMDAKFQRIQFTPDLLPADLIGTMIFNQKEGNFSIKKGPIFSNFILADEINRAPAKVQSALLEAMQERQVTIGQNTFKLQEPFLVLATQNPIEQEGTYPLPEAQVDRFMLKVKITYPTRDEEMKILHRNVGSKPAAINPIIKIENILKARNLIHDIYVDEKIEKYILDIVFATRKPNDYGLTKLADLISYGASPRATLNLALGARANAFLKRRGYVVPEDVRSICMDVLRHRIAVTYEAEAEEITSENIIEEILNKVEVP